A stretch of the Bacteroidota bacterium genome encodes the following:
- a CDS encoding NAD+ synthase has protein sequence MKIALAQLNYHIGNFDANTTQICQHIRKAKSQGADLVVFAELSVCGYPPRDFLEFPDFIRRCNEALETIAAECTGIAAIVGAPAINERVEGKNLFNAAWFLADQKVQSFHAKALLPTYDVFDEYRYFEPAFSFNCIDYKGQRIALTVCEDLWDVEDDLMYTRWPMEELIGMQPTVMINIAASPFNYNHAANRRKVLARNVQKYGIPLVYVQQVGAQTEIVFDGGSLVLNRNAQVVHELAYFREDFQIVDLAQVDTLPPVPDNGSTAISRIHDALVLGIGDYFRKMGFKRAILGLSGGIDSAMVLVLAARALGPENVLPVLLPSEYSTTHSVDDSVKLCEILGITYDTIPIRKGYEAVLEMLQPQFTGTSFNVAEENIQARIRAITLMGIANKHGYILLNTTNKSEAAVGYGTLYGDMCGGIAVLGDVYKTKVYELARWINREQEIIPENIIRKAPSAELRPGQKDSDSLPEYDVLDQVLYQYIELRQGPRELVAMGFDEVLVNRVLKLVNSNEWKRAQFAPILRVTPKAFGSGRRMPIVGKYLG, from the coding sequence ATGAAAATTGCTCTCGCCCAACTCAATTACCACATCGGTAACTTTGATGCAAACACGACGCAAATCTGCCAGCACATCCGCAAAGCCAAATCCCAAGGCGCCGATCTGGTGGTGTTTGCCGAACTCAGTGTGTGTGGCTATCCCCCGCGCGATTTTCTCGAATTCCCCGACTTTATCCGCCGCTGCAACGAAGCACTCGAAACTATCGCCGCCGAATGCACCGGCATTGCCGCTATTGTAGGCGCACCCGCCATAAACGAACGCGTTGAAGGCAAAAACCTGTTCAATGCCGCGTGGTTTCTGGCCGATCAAAAAGTGCAAAGCTTCCACGCAAAAGCCCTGCTTCCTACCTACGATGTGTTCGACGAATACCGCTATTTCGAACCGGCTTTCTCATTCAACTGCATCGACTACAAAGGCCAGCGTATTGCCCTCACCGTGTGCGAAGACTTGTGGGATGTGGAAGACGATCTCATGTACACACGCTGGCCCATGGAAGAACTCATCGGCATGCAGCCTACGGTGATGATTAACATTGCCGCCTCGCCGTTTAACTACAACCATGCCGCCAACCGCCGCAAGGTTCTCGCACGCAATGTGCAGAAATACGGCATCCCGCTCGTGTATGTGCAGCAGGTAGGCGCACAAACCGAAATTGTGTTCGACGGCGGCTCGCTTGTGCTCAACCGCAACGCTCAGGTGGTACACGAACTCGCCTACTTCCGCGAAGATTTCCAAATCGTTGATCTTGCTCAAGTGGACACACTTCCTCCTGTGCCCGACAATGGCAGCACCGCCATTTCACGCATTCACGATGCACTTGTGCTTGGCATTGGCGACTATTTCCGCAAAATGGGTTTCAAACGCGCCATTCTCGGCCTCTCCGGCGGCATCGACTCAGCCATGGTGCTCGTACTTGCCGCCCGCGCACTCGGCCCCGAAAATGTGCTGCCCGTGCTCCTGCCGTCTGAATATTCTACCACACATTCGGTTGACGATTCAGTGAAACTTTGCGAAATTCTCGGCATTACATACGATACCATTCCCATTCGCAAAGGCTACGAAGCCGTGCTCGAAATGCTGCAGCCGCAGTTTACCGGCACATCCTTCAACGTGGCCGAAGAAAATATCCAGGCCCGCATCCGCGCCATCACCCTCATGGGCATTGCAAACAAACACGGCTACATCCTGCTCAACACCACCAACAAAAGCGAAGCCGCCGTGGGCTACGGCACACTCTACGGCGATATGTGCGGCGGCATTGCCGTGCTGGGCGATGTGTATAAAACCAAAGTCTATGAACTCGCCCGCTGGATAAACCGTGAGCAGGAAATCATCCCCGAAAACATTATCCGCAAAGCCCCTTCCGCCGAACTCCGCCCCGGACAAAAAGACAGCGATTCATTGCCCGAATACGATGTGCTCGATCAGGTACTTTATCAATACATCGAACTCCGCCAGGGCCCGCGTGAACTGGTGGCTATGGGCTTCGACGAGGTACTCGTAAACCGTGTACTCAAACTCGTAAACAGCAACGAGTGGAAACGCGCACAGTTTGCGCCAATCCTCCGTGTTACGCCAAAAGCCTTCGGCAGCGGACGGCGCATGCCCATTGTGGGAAAATATCTGGGATAA